The following coding sequences lie in one Pseudomonadota bacterium genomic window:
- a CDS encoding HAMP domain-containing protein, giving the protein MTLRGKLITVQIAVIAILAVAFGVLIAGFFSRTLPMLTQGLATKTHSCLQGVLRDADLGLGAQDQALLARAMDRCNHGQLKDPDLAFVAVLDREGKLVASRGRAPARLGQGLPSAPYLVLRAAHGFRGYAEVALEGMRLGTVVAEYSTARLEQWKHLIVLFSASALVLVLLSTLASVGFAMALVKPLRHMIRFVHQVAQGRLESRLEVQASDELGLLAEDLNTMTTKLRRSRELLAEASRGAGMAEVAISVLHNVGNVLNSVNTSTYVIGDQVRRSKASTVARLAELIDGHAADLPAFLSEDERGKRVPALLSAVAEQLATERTALLDEIRRLRESVTHINTIVATQQQYAGASMIEEGVDLAEVADSALQLSDDAYREGQVAVVRDYVPLPRVATDRHKVVQILVNLLRNAREALGATEPERREVTVRLRPDGERVLISVTDTGVGIREQDLTRIFRHGFTTKEHGHGFGLHYSANSATDLGGSLDASSAGPGTGATFTLVLPLPESAAAPQRVDETPCLSNSRER; this is encoded by the coding sequence ATGACACTGCGAGGCAAGCTGATCACCGTGCAGATCGCCGTCATCGCCATCCTGGCGGTGGCCTTCGGCGTGCTGATCGCCGGCTTCTTCTCGCGCACGCTGCCGATGCTGACGCAGGGCCTGGCGACGAAGACCCATTCCTGCCTGCAGGGCGTGCTGCGCGACGCGGACCTCGGACTCGGCGCGCAGGACCAGGCGCTGCTCGCCAGGGCGATGGACCGCTGCAACCACGGGCAGCTCAAGGATCCGGATCTCGCCTTCGTGGCGGTGCTCGACCGCGAGGGCAAGCTCGTGGCGTCGCGCGGCCGAGCGCCCGCGCGGCTCGGCCAGGGCCTGCCCAGCGCGCCCTACCTGGTGCTGCGCGCGGCGCACGGCTTCCGCGGCTATGCGGAGGTCGCGCTCGAGGGCATGCGCCTGGGCACGGTCGTCGCCGAATACAGCACGGCGCGGCTCGAGCAGTGGAAGCACCTGATCGTGCTCTTCTCTGCCAGCGCGCTGGTGCTGGTGCTGCTCTCGACGCTGGCCTCGGTGGGCTTCGCGATGGCGCTGGTCAAGCCGCTGCGCCACATGATCCGCTTCGTGCATCAGGTCGCGCAGGGGCGCTTGGAGAGCCGGCTCGAGGTGCAGGCCAGCGACGAGCTCGGCCTGCTCGCGGAGGACCTGAACACGATGACGACCAAGCTGCGCCGGTCGCGCGAGCTGCTCGCCGAGGCCTCGCGCGGCGCCGGCATGGCCGAGGTCGCGATCAGCGTGCTGCATAACGTCGGCAACGTGCTCAACAGCGTCAACACCTCGACCTACGTGATCGGCGACCAGGTGCGCCGGTCGAAGGCGAGCACGGTCGCACGCCTCGCGGAGCTGATCGATGGCCACGCGGCCGACCTGCCCGCGTTTCTCAGCGAGGACGAGCGCGGCAAGCGCGTCCCGGCGCTGCTCTCGGCGGTCGCCGAGCAGCTCGCCACCGAGCGGACCGCGCTGCTCGACGAGATTCGGCGCCTCCGGGAGAGCGTCACGCATATCAACACCATCGTCGCCACCCAGCAGCAATACGCTGGCGCCAGCATGATCGAGGAGGGCGTCGATCTCGCCGAGGTCGCCGATTCGGCGCTGCAGCTCAGCGACGACGCCTATCGAGAGGGGCAGGTCGCGGTCGTTCGCGACTACGTGCCTCTGCCGCGGGTCGCGACCGACCGCCACAAGGTCGTCCAGATCCTGGTCAACCTGCTGCGCAATGCGCGCGAGGCGCTGGGCGCCACCGAACCAGAGCGGCGCGAGGTCACCGTGCGCCTGCGACCCGACGGCGAGCGCGTCCTGATCTCCGTGACGGACACCGGCGTGGGCATCCGCGAGCAAGATCTGACGCGGATCTTTCGCCATGGCTTCACGACGAAGGAGCATGGTCACGGCTTCGGCCTGCACTACAGCGCCAACTCGGCCACCGACCTCGGCGGCTCGCTCGACGCGAGCAGCGCCGGCCCAGGTACCGGAGCGACCTTCACGCTGGTGCTGCCCCTGCCAGAGAGCGCGGCGGCGCCTCAGCGCGTCGACGAGACGCCGTGCTTGAGCAACAGCCGGGAGAGATAG
- a CDS encoding EAL domain-containing protein translates to MTAPVSRVLVVDDNEEIHHDLRKILCRENSAVDQLEVEVFGGSVPQYEALAIDCAFQGREAYDLAQEALRAGRPYALAIVDVRMMPGWDGVETIERLWQVDPYLQVLICTAYTDHSWEEIVGRLGERDSLLILRKPFDAIEVLQAVHALVKKWQLHQQVRQRIDELERSVQHRTRELEQANAQLKREIADRVLAEDQLKHLATHDSLTTLPNRVLLRDRVAQCLARAKRSDLSVAVLLLDLDRFKEINDRLGHRAGDHVLQVVATRLARAIRECDTVARMGGDEFVVILGDLERSEEAHAATERILAAVAEPLTDEGLDTRVTASIGIALYPSDGTDIETLIKSADMAMYQAKRDGRGTARLCTSWITSRALERATLREQLGRAQAQNELEMWYQPLLALDDGTVTGVEALLRWQHPELGVLEPSKFIPIAEESGLIVPIGDWTIRAACDQSRRWQAAGMAPFPVAVNVSARQLRHPQLVDTVQQALAEARIDAACLNLELTESAVMEDIERSRATLVKLHESGVRIIIDDFGAGYSALSRLKELPIYALKIDRFFIHNIIDDDRDAAIVVAIMALAHSLNIRVIAEGIETRQQVERLRELRSRPLMEPRCDSIQGFFLGRPMPDREITALLNEKLGRSVTGHGLAQVAAGGAARAERE, encoded by the coding sequence ATGACTGCTCCGGTCTCCAGAGTCCTCGTCGTCGACGACAACGAGGAGATTCATCACGATCTACGCAAGATCCTCTGCCGGGAGAACTCGGCGGTGGATCAGCTCGAGGTCGAGGTCTTCGGCGGCAGCGTGCCGCAGTACGAGGCCCTGGCGATCGATTGCGCGTTTCAGGGCCGCGAGGCCTACGACCTTGCGCAGGAGGCGCTCCGAGCCGGGCGGCCCTACGCGCTGGCGATCGTCGATGTCCGGATGATGCCCGGCTGGGACGGCGTCGAGACGATCGAGCGGCTCTGGCAGGTCGACCCCTACCTGCAGGTGCTGATCTGTACCGCCTACACCGATCACTCCTGGGAGGAGATCGTCGGCCGCCTCGGCGAGCGCGATAGCCTGTTGATCCTCCGCAAGCCCTTCGACGCGATCGAGGTGCTGCAGGCGGTGCATGCGCTGGTCAAGAAGTGGCAGCTTCATCAGCAGGTGCGGCAGCGCATCGATGAGCTCGAGCGCTCGGTGCAGCACCGGACGCGCGAGCTCGAGCAGGCCAACGCCCAGCTCAAGCGCGAGATCGCCGACCGCGTGCTGGCCGAGGATCAGCTCAAGCACCTGGCCACGCATGACTCCTTGACGACCCTCCCCAACCGCGTGCTGCTGCGCGATCGCGTCGCGCAATGCCTGGCGCGGGCCAAGCGCAGCGATCTCTCCGTCGCGGTGCTCTTGCTCGATCTCGACCGCTTCAAGGAGATCAACGATCGCCTCGGCCATCGCGCCGGTGACCACGTGCTGCAGGTCGTGGCGACCCGCCTGGCGCGGGCCATCCGCGAATGCGACACGGTAGCGCGCATGGGCGGCGACGAGTTTGTGGTGATTCTCGGCGACCTGGAGCGCAGCGAGGAGGCCCACGCCGCGACCGAGAGAATTCTCGCCGCGGTCGCCGAGCCGCTGACCGACGAGGGCCTCGACACGCGCGTCACGGCGAGCATCGGGATCGCGCTCTATCCCTCCGACGGGACGGACATCGAGACGCTGATCAAGAGCGCCGACATGGCAATGTACCAGGCCAAGCGCGACGGACGCGGCACCGCGCGCCTCTGCACCTCGTGGATCACCTCGCGCGCGCTCGAGCGCGCCACGCTGCGGGAGCAGCTCGGCCGCGCCCAGGCACAGAACGAGCTCGAGATGTGGTACCAGCCGCTGCTCGCGCTCGACGACGGCACGGTCACCGGCGTCGAGGCCCTGCTGCGCTGGCAGCACCCTGAGCTCGGGGTGCTGGAGCCCTCGAAGTTCATCCCGATCGCTGAGGAGTCCGGCCTGATCGTGCCGATCGGCGACTGGACGATCCGCGCCGCCTGCGACCAGAGTCGCCGCTGGCAAGCGGCGGGCATGGCGCCCTTTCCGGTGGCCGTCAATGTCTCCGCCCGCCAGCTCCGCCATCCGCAGCTGGTCGACACCGTGCAGCAGGCGCTCGCCGAGGCGCGGATCGACGCGGCCTGCCTCAACCTCGAGCTGACCGAGAGCGCGGTGATGGAGGACATCGAGCGCTCGCGCGCGACCCTCGTCAAGCTGCATGAGAGCGGGGTGCGGATCATCATCGACGACTTCGGTGCCGGCTACTCCGCGCTCAGCCGCTTGAAGGAGCTACCGATCTACGCGCTCAAGATCGACCGCTTCTTCATCCACAACATCATCGACGACGACCGCGATGCGGCGATCGTCGTGGCGATCATGGCCCTCGCGCATTCGTTGAACATCCGCGTGATCGCCGAGGGGATCGAGACGCGGCAGCAGGTCGAGCGCCTGCGCGAGCTGCGCTCCCGGCCGCTGATGGAGCCCCGCTGCGACTCGATCCAGGGCTTCTTCCTCGGCCGCCCGATGCCGGATCGCGAGATCACGGCGCTGCTCAACGAGAAGCTCGGACGCTCCGTCACTGGCCACGGGCTCGCGCAGGTCGCTGCCGGCGGCGCAGCCCGCGCCGAGCGGGAGTAG
- a CDS encoding DUF1957 domain-containing protein — protein MEGPACLALVLHAHLPFVRHPEHEVFLEEDWLFEAITESYLPLIAMLLRLQQEDVAFQLTLSLSPPLQTMLGDTLLRQRYARYAADLDALLTREEARAQGDAPLAAVVAHHRRRLGAAMCTWAALDGDLLTPLARLQDTGHLDLITSAATHGYLPLMAPQPAAARAQIAVAVAEHTRRFGRPPSGLWLPECGYAQGLDRLLGAAGLRYFVSDTRALLLARPRPRCGYHAPAFCADSGVAVFARDPEPSEQVWSRERGYPGDPAYRDFFHDLADERSLAELGAFVLPDGQRRRTGLKYRRITGHNGDLKQLYDPAAALRVAHRHAQDFVDKRLAQLSGLRAVLPQVVVVAAYDAELFGHWWHEGCAWLEQVIRLLATQPRGAPTLTHLAGYLRRHPTQQLLRPAESSWGAGGYHQYWLDGTNAWIYPRLHRATAEMIALARRHVAPAPLVRRALNHAARLLLLAQASDWAFIMRSNTAVDYATRRTEAHLGDFARLTEQVAGGTIDEAWLGERERAENIFPTIDFRTYA, from the coding sequence ATGGAGGGCCCCGCATGCCTTGCCCTGGTGCTGCACGCGCACCTGCCCTTTGTTCGGCATCCGGAGCACGAGGTCTTTCTCGAAGAAGACTGGTTGTTCGAGGCGATCACCGAGAGCTACTTGCCGCTGATCGCGATGCTGCTGCGGCTGCAGCAAGAAGATGTAGCCTTTCAGCTCACGCTCTCGCTCAGCCCACCCTTGCAGACGATGCTCGGCGACACGCTGCTGCGGCAGCGCTACGCGCGCTACGCTGCCGATCTCGACGCGCTGCTGACGCGCGAGGAGGCGCGCGCTCAGGGCGACGCGCCCTTGGCCGCGGTCGTCGCCCATCATCGTCGTCGCCTCGGCGCCGCGATGTGCACCTGGGCCGCGCTCGACGGTGATCTGCTCACGCCTCTGGCCCGGCTGCAGGACACCGGCCACCTCGACCTGATCACCTCGGCCGCAACCCACGGCTACCTGCCGCTGATGGCGCCGCAGCCGGCCGCCGCGCGCGCGCAGATCGCGGTCGCCGTCGCCGAGCACACGCGTCGCTTCGGACGGCCGCCCTCCGGGTTGTGGTTGCCCGAGTGCGGCTATGCGCAGGGCCTCGACCGTCTGCTCGGCGCCGCCGGGCTGCGCTACTTCGTCAGCGACACGCGGGCGCTGCTGCTGGCCCGACCGCGCCCGCGTTGCGGCTATCACGCGCCGGCCTTTTGCGCCGACAGCGGCGTGGCGGTCTTCGCCCGCGACCCGGAGCCCAGCGAGCAGGTCTGGAGCCGCGAGCGCGGCTATCCGGGCGACCCTGCCTACCGTGACTTCTTTCACGACCTGGCGGATGAGCGCTCCCTTGCCGAGCTCGGCGCCTTCGTGCTTCCCGATGGCCAGCGGCGGCGCACGGGCCTCAAGTACCGTCGGATTACCGGCCATAACGGCGACCTCAAGCAGCTCTACGATCCGGCCGCAGCGCTGCGCGTGGCGCATCGGCATGCCCAGGACTTCGTCGACAAGCGCTTGGCGCAGCTCAGCGGGCTGCGCGCCGTGTTGCCCCAGGTCGTCGTCGTCGCGGCCTACGACGCCGAGCTCTTCGGTCACTGGTGGCACGAGGGCTGCGCTTGGTTGGAGCAGGTGATTCGCTTGCTGGCGACCCAGCCGCGTGGGGCGCCGACGCTGACGCACCTCGCGGGCTACCTGCGGCGCCATCCCACGCAGCAGCTGCTGCGACCGGCCGAGTCGAGCTGGGGCGCCGGCGGATATCATCAATACTGGCTCGATGGCACCAACGCGTGGATCTATCCGCGCCTGCACCGTGCCACCGCCGAGATGATCGCCCTGGCTCGCCGCCACGTCGCGCCCGCGCCCCTCGTCAGGCGCGCGCTCAACCACGCGGCCCGCCTGCTGCTCTTGGCGCAGGCCAGCGACTGGGCCTTCATCATGCGCAGCAATACGGCGGTGGACTACGCCACGCGGCGGACGGAGGCGCATCTGGGCGACTTCGCGCGTTTGACCGAGCAGGTCGCGGGCGGCACAATCGACGAGGCCTGGCTCGGCGAACGGGAGCGCGCCGAGAACATCTTTCCGACGATCGACTTTCGCACCTACGCCTAG
- a CDS encoding RidA family protein yields MGRTLISSGSAFEPSIGFSRAVRHGPWIAVAGTAPIAADGSTACPGDLYGQTRRCLEIIRDALERAGGGLEQVIRTRLMLRDIASWKEAARAHGEVFGTIRPACTFVEVAGFIGADWLIELEADAVVE; encoded by the coding sequence ATGGGTCGAACGCTGATTTCCTCGGGCTCCGCCTTCGAGCCCTCGATTGGCTTCTCGCGCGCGGTGCGACATGGGCCGTGGATCGCCGTGGCCGGCACGGCACCAATCGCCGCCGATGGCAGCACGGCCTGTCCCGGCGACCTCTACGGGCAAACGCGCCGCTGCCTCGAGATCATCCGCGATGCCCTGGAGCGCGCTGGTGGCGGCCTCGAGCAGGTGATCCGCACCCGCCTGATGCTGCGCGACATCGCCAGCTGGAAGGAGGCCGCGCGGGCGCATGGCGAGGTCTTCGGCACGATTCGCCCCGCGTGCACCTTCGTCGAGGTCGCGGGCTTCATCGGCGCTGACTGGCTGATCGAGCTGGAGGCCGACGCCGTCGTCGAGTAG
- a CDS encoding sigma 54-dependent Fis family transcriptional regulator, protein MNGDFDQPTGAAQTAVISAPTQALLHPKLRLEVMAGIDLGAVAVTEARLAHVGTQPGNTLQLRDEAVSRIHLAITPRADGLALRDLASTNGSWLAGNVRLREALVPSGTLVQVGRSQVRVETLAEQVAEPLSALPVFGRLIGVSPAMRAVFALLERVAPTDETVLITGETGTGKEFCAQSIAERSPRAQRPFVVVDCGAIPPNLLESELFGHTRGAFTSAHSDYAGAFERAEGGTIFLDEIGELPLELQTRLLRAVEQRTIRRVGGGRDLALDLRIIAATNRCLEEEVNRGAFRADLYYRLSVFQVRMPPLRERPEDLEPLARLLLDELGAGGRAALDPALNEQLRGYAWPGNVRELRNHLRRLALGAAESLGAGAALAGGLGGGAAQPAPSSLALDLAVSFREAKEQAVGRFERAYLEALLRHTGGNVSQAARLAQTDRTYLSRLLLKHGVSSTR, encoded by the coding sequence ATGAACGGCGATTTCGACCAACCGACAGGCGCGGCGCAGACGGCGGTGATCAGCGCGCCGACGCAGGCCTTGCTGCACCCGAAGCTGCGGCTCGAGGTGATGGCCGGCATCGACCTCGGCGCCGTCGCGGTGACCGAGGCGCGACTGGCCCACGTGGGCACGCAGCCGGGCAACACGCTGCAGCTCCGTGACGAGGCCGTCTCGCGCATCCACCTGGCGATCACGCCGCGCGCCGACGGCCTCGCCTTGCGCGATCTGGCCTCGACCAATGGCAGCTGGCTCGCCGGCAACGTGCGGCTGCGCGAGGCGCTCGTGCCCTCAGGCACGCTGGTCCAGGTCGGCCGCTCCCAGGTCAGGGTCGAGACGCTCGCCGAGCAGGTCGCCGAGCCGCTCAGCGCGCTGCCCGTCTTCGGCCGGCTGATCGGCGTCAGCCCGGCGATGCGCGCCGTCTTCGCGCTGCTCGAGCGGGTGGCGCCCACCGACGAGACGGTCCTGATCACCGGCGAGACGGGCACCGGCAAGGAGTTCTGCGCGCAGTCGATCGCCGAGCGCAGCCCCCGCGCGCAGCGACCCTTCGTCGTCGTCGATTGCGGGGCCATCCCGCCCAACCTGTTGGAGAGCGAGCTCTTCGGCCACACGCGCGGCGCCTTCACCTCGGCGCATAGCGACTACGCCGGCGCCTTCGAGCGCGCGGAGGGCGGGACGATCTTCCTCGACGAGATTGGCGAGCTCCCGCTCGAGCTGCAGACCCGGCTGCTGCGCGCGGTCGAGCAGCGGACGATTCGCCGCGTCGGCGGCGGTCGCGACCTGGCGCTCGACCTGCGCATCATCGCCGCGACGAACCGCTGTCTGGAGGAGGAGGTCAATCGCGGTGCCTTCCGCGCCGACCTCTACTATCGGCTCTCCGTCTTTCAGGTGCGGATGCCGCCGCTGCGCGAGCGACCCGAGGACCTCGAGCCGCTGGCGCGTCTGCTCCTCGATGAGCTGGGGGCGGGCGGGAGGGCGGCGCTCGACCCGGCGCTCAACGAGCAGCTCAGGGGCTACGCCTGGCCGGGGAACGTGCGCGAGCTGCGCAATCACCTCCGTCGCCTGGCGCTCGGGGCCGCAGAGAGCCTTGGCGCGGGGGCGGCGCTGGCGGGAGGGCTGGGCGGCGGCGCCGCGCAGCCCGCGCCCAGCAGCCTGGCGCTCGACCTCGCGGTCTCGTTCAGGGAGGCCAAGGAGCAGGCGGTGGGCCGCTTCGAGCGCGCCTACCTCGAAGCGCTGCTACGCCACACGGGGGGCAATGTCTCGCAGGCGGCCCGCCTGGCCCAGACCGATCGGACCTATCTCTCCCGGCTGTTGCTCAAGCACGGCGTCTCGTCGACGCGCTGA
- the lipA gene encoding lipoyl synthase, producing the protein MPEPRLPPWLRVKLPGGGQYYAVRERLGAQGLHTVCEEARCPNLSQCWGGGTATFMILGKVCTRGCRFCDVTSGRPPSPPDPAEPARVAEAAVAMRLRHVVVTSVDRDELPDQGSGHFVAVVGALKQRLPAAVVELLTPDFQGDAVALAAVAGSGAEVLAHNLETVASLSEQVRDRRCSYALSLAVLRAYRAADPTRLIKSSLMLGLGESTDEVVEALRDLRQAGVDWVTLGQYLRPSRKHLAVERFVPPEEFEALAERARALGFALVHAGPLVRSSYRAGEQGAAALIAQRRGLSAQVAAG; encoded by the coding sequence GTGCCAGAGCCACGACTTCCCCCTTGGCTACGCGTCAAGCTGCCCGGCGGCGGCCAGTACTATGCCGTGCGTGAGCGGCTCGGGGCCCAGGGTCTGCATACGGTCTGCGAGGAAGCGCGTTGCCCGAACCTCTCCCAGTGTTGGGGCGGCGGCACGGCGACCTTCATGATTCTCGGCAAGGTCTGCACTCGCGGCTGTCGCTTCTGCGATGTCACCTCCGGTCGCCCGCCCTCGCCACCGGACCCGGCGGAGCCGGCGCGGGTGGCCGAGGCCGCGGTGGCGATGCGGCTGCGCCACGTGGTCGTGACCTCGGTGGACCGTGATGAGCTGCCAGATCAGGGCAGCGGGCACTTCGTCGCGGTCGTGGGCGCGCTCAAGCAGCGCCTACCGGCAGCCGTCGTCGAGCTGCTGACGCCTGACTTCCAGGGGGATGCCGTGGCGCTGGCCGCCGTGGCGGGCTCCGGTGCCGAGGTGTTGGCGCATAACCTCGAGACCGTCGCCTCGCTCAGCGAGCAGGTCCGTGACCGGCGCTGCAGCTATGCGCTTTCGCTGGCGGTGCTGCGCGCCTACCGCGCCGCCGATCCCACGCGCTTGATCAAGTCCTCGCTGATGCTGGGGCTGGGCGAGTCCACCGACGAGGTGGTCGAGGCCCTGCGCGATCTACGGCAGGCCGGCGTCGACTGGGTCACCCTGGGGCAATACCTGCGCCCGAGTCGCAAGCACCTCGCCGTCGAGCGCTTCGTGCCGCCGGAGGAGTTCGAGGCGCTGGCCGAGCGGGCGCGCGCGCTGGGCTTCGCGCTGGTGCACGCCGGCCCGCTGGTGCGCAGCTCCTATCGCGCGGGCGAGCAGGGGGCGGCGGCGCTGATCGCGCAGCGCCGTGGCCTCAGCGCGCAGGTCGCCGCCGGCTGA
- a CDS encoding DEAD/DEAH box helicase — protein sequence MSQSMLDAVRGECSARTWSRGVELARRGAVVLLRHDPKEALLRVQVVGRAVSPSVRLFPGDDDWSCDCRGADDPCEHVAAAVIAWRRGLDERPDEAASAPSSTAARVPARVGYRLTRERERKGSVGLGLQRVIVDAAGERPLQQALVRPSTSDGRAAIHCEIAASRADLTVELALGGPRRLSGGRLPPTTLREVLAALREGEDLTLDGQPVQIGEPRPALRALVTEEGGGWLLRIEPNPEAGEAFDNGALLDGTVLHPSSEPSLTAAELERLRKGRHLGPTEGTWLASELLPRLQAELPVQVLSPRLPRAASLPPHLQVQLTREGDTLLALSTIVYGQPPAARVINGRLVATSGANQVPLRDLEEELRLTRWLERMTPLRTGRSERFPTAAALALLPALRSARKVELVDAGEAVARWLTPTAPLLPCVRISAEGFHCDFTVTGTAPPAAAGAPGGGATVLAAAGERRVAARAVLTAWEQGQQWFALDGGGLAPLPHDWLERYGAQVAELLAARDERTEKVPPAARLELARLAAALDLVVPIELAELRARLEGTQALPALTLPADLRAELRPYQQEGVRWLTLLRDAGIGALLADDMGLGKTLQALCALRGRTLVVAPTSVLRGWAAEVARFRPRLSVSLYHGPGRRLDPSADVTLTSYALLRLDVEGLAAEQWDCLVLDEAQTVRNAESQVAQAAFRLRATWRLALTGTPVENRLEDLWSQLQLLNPGLLGGRSDFTERYARPIGEGNTAAAEGLRQRTRPFILRRRKAEVARDLPARSERVLYVQLSAEERRSYDAVLAATRQEVLQQLGQGGNVLGALAALLRLRQAACHRGLLPGLLPDGATPPSSSKLELLTETLRQALAEGHKALVFSQWTSLLDLTEPLLRAAGIDFLRLDGATRDRQAVIDGFQRAGGPPVLLISLKAGGVGVTLTAADHVFLLDPWWNPAVEDQAADRAHRIGQTRPVLIHRLVTEDTVEERVLALQQQKRGLAAAALDEGAVATALTRDELLALLD from the coding sequence ATGTCGCAGTCGATGCTGGATGCGGTGCGGGGCGAGTGCTCGGCGCGCACGTGGTCGCGTGGGGTCGAGCTGGCGCGGCGCGGCGCCGTGGTCTTGCTGCGCCACGATCCGAAGGAGGCGCTCTTGCGCGTCCAGGTGGTCGGCCGCGCGGTAAGCCCGTCGGTGCGGCTCTTTCCCGGCGACGACGACTGGTCCTGCGACTGCCGTGGCGCCGACGACCCCTGCGAGCATGTGGCAGCGGCGGTGATCGCCTGGCGGCGGGGTCTCGACGAGCGCCCCGACGAGGCCGCCTCAGCCCCCTCGAGCACCGCGGCGCGGGTGCCCGCGCGCGTGGGCTACCGCCTGACGCGCGAGCGCGAGCGCAAGGGCAGCGTCGGGCTCGGCCTGCAGCGTGTAATCGTCGACGCGGCCGGCGAACGCCCGCTGCAGCAAGCGCTCGTGCGCCCCTCGACCAGCGACGGACGCGCGGCCATCCACTGTGAGATCGCCGCGTCACGGGCCGATCTGACCGTAGAGCTGGCGCTCGGCGGACCACGGCGCCTGAGCGGCGGACGCCTGCCACCGACGACCCTGCGCGAGGTCCTGGCGGCGCTGCGCGAGGGCGAGGATCTGACGCTCGACGGCCAGCCCGTGCAGATCGGCGAGCCGCGCCCGGCGCTGCGCGCCCTGGTCACGGAAGAGGGTGGCGGCTGGCTGCTGCGCATCGAGCCAAACCCCGAGGCGGGCGAGGCCTTCGACAACGGCGCCCTGCTCGATGGCACCGTGCTCCATCCGAGCAGCGAGCCGTCCCTGACCGCCGCCGAGCTCGAGCGCTTGCGCAAGGGCCGCCACCTGGGCCCGACGGAGGGCACCTGGCTGGCCTCCGAGCTGCTGCCACGACTGCAGGCGGAGCTGCCCGTGCAGGTGCTGAGCCCGCGACTGCCGCGCGCCGCAAGCCTTCCGCCGCACCTGCAAGTCCAGCTCACGCGCGAGGGCGACACGCTGCTGGCCTTGAGCACGATTGTCTACGGTCAGCCGCCCGCGGCCCGGGTGATCAATGGCCGGCTCGTGGCCACCAGCGGCGCCAACCAGGTGCCGCTGCGCGACCTCGAGGAGGAGCTGCGCCTGACGCGCTGGCTCGAGCGCATGACCCCACTGCGGACGGGGCGCAGTGAGCGCTTCCCGACGGCCGCCGCCCTGGCGCTGCTGCCCGCGCTGCGCTCGGCGCGCAAGGTCGAGCTGGTCGATGCGGGCGAGGCCGTCGCACGCTGGCTGACGCCGACGGCGCCGCTCCTGCCCTGCGTGCGGATCTCCGCCGAGGGCTTCCACTGCGACTTCACGGTGACCGGCACCGCCCCGCCTGCGGCCGCTGGCGCGCCAGGGGGCGGGGCGACCGTGCTCGCCGCGGCAGGGGAGCGACGGGTCGCCGCGCGGGCGGTGCTCACCGCCTGGGAGCAGGGGCAGCAGTGGTTCGCGCTCGACGGGGGCGGACTGGCGCCGCTGCCGCACGACTGGCTCGAGCGCTACGGAGCGCAGGTCGCGGAGTTGCTGGCGGCCCGCGACGAGCGCACGGAGAAGGTCCCGCCGGCGGCCCGCCTCGAGCTGGCGCGCCTCGCGGCCGCGCTCGATCTGGTCGTGCCGATCGAGCTCGCCGAGCTGCGCGCGCGCCTCGAGGGCACGCAGGCCCTACCGGCGCTGACGCTCCCCGCGGACCTGAGGGCGGAGCTCAGGCCCTATCAGCAGGAGGGCGTGAGGTGGCTGACGCTGCTGCGCGACGCCGGCATCGGCGCGCTGCTGGCCGACGACATGGGCCTGGGCAAGACGCTGCAGGCGCTCTGTGCGCTGCGCGGCCGCACCCTCGTCGTGGCGCCCACCAGCGTCTTGCGGGGCTGGGCCGCCGAGGTCGCGCGCTTTCGCCCACGCCTGAGCGTCTCCCTCTACCACGGCCCGGGGCGGCGCCTCGACCCCTCCGCCGACGTCACGCTGACCAGCTACGCCCTGCTGCGCCTCGACGTCGAAGGGCTCGCGGCGGAGCAGTGGGACTGCCTGGTGCTCGACGAAGCGCAGACCGTGCGCAATGCCGAGAGTCAGGTGGCCCAGGCCGCCTTTCGACTGCGCGCGACCTGGCGCCTGGCGCTCACCGGCACGCCGGTCGAGAACCGCCTCGAGGACCTCTGGAGCCAGCTCCAGCTCCTCAACCCTGGTCTGCTTGGCGGGCGCAGTGACTTCACCGAGCGCTACGCTCGCCCGATCGGCGAGGGCAACACCGCCGCGGCCGAAGGGCTGCGCCAGCGCACGCGACCCTTCATCCTGCGCCGCCGCAAGGCGGAGGTCGCGCGCGATTTGCCCGCGCGCAGCGAGCGCGTGCTCTACGTGCAGCTCAGCGCCGAGGAGCGCCGCAGCTACGACGCCGTGCTCGCCGCGACGCGGCAGGAGGTGCTGCAGCAGCTCGGCCAGGGCGGCAACGTGCTCGGTGCCCTGGCGGCGCTGTTGCGCCTACGCCAGGCGGCCTGTCATCGGGGGCTGCTGCCGGGCCTCTTGCCCGACGGGGCGACCCCGCCGAGCTCGTCGAAGCTCGAGCTCCTGACCGAGACGCTGCGGCAGGCGCTGGCCGAGGGCCATAAGGCGCTGGTTTTCTCGCAGTGGACCTCGCTCCTCGATCTCACCGAGCCGCTGCTGCGCGCGGCGGGCATCGACTTCTTGCGCCTCGATGGCGCGACCCGCGACCGCCAGGCGGTGATCGACGGCTTTCAGCGCGCGGGAGGGCCGCCGGTGCTGCTGATCTCGCTCAAGGCGGGGGGCGTGGGCGTGACGCTGACGGCGGCCGATCACGTCTTCCTGCTCGACCCGTGGTGGAATCCCGCCGTCGAGGACCAGGCTGCCGACCGTGCCCATCGCATCGGCCAGACGCGCCCGGTGCTGATCCACCGACTCGTCACCGAGGACACCGTAGAGGAGCGCGTGCTGGCGCTGCAGCAGCAGAAGCGCGGCCTCGCCGCGGCCGCCCTCGACGAGGGCGCCGTGGCCACGGCGCTGACGCGCGACGAGCTGCTCGCGTTACTGGACTAG